A genomic window from Gossypium hirsutum isolate 1008001.06 chromosome D12, Gossypium_hirsutum_v2.1, whole genome shotgun sequence includes:
- the LOC107946182 gene encoding NAC domain-containing protein 73-like (The RefSeq protein has 2 substitutions compared to this genomic sequence) encodes MTWCNDCSDVQTIERSSPPSYHKTVIAQRHKDCLLRACPSCGHQIKYRDQGGIHDLPGLPAGVKFDPTDQELLEHLEGKVRSDARKLHPLIDEFIPTIEGENGICYTHPEKLPGVSKDGLVRHFFHRPSKAYTTGTRKRRKVHTDTEGGETRWHKTGKTRPVFISGKVKGYKKILVLYTNYGKQRKPEKTNWVMHQYHLGNNEEEKDGELVISKVFYQTQPRQCGSIKDSLKLQSGHEASHHLKNNNNNGLVEFYNPSFISFDQGGQSRTNPTQLLPHFAVHDGSFIP; translated from the exons ATGACTTGGTGCAATGACTGTAGTGATGTACAAACTATTGAGAGAAGCTCTCCTCCATCTTCTCATAAAACTGTTATTGCTCAAAGGCACAAAGATTGCCTACTTAGAGCATGTCCTTCTTGCGGTCATCAGATCAAATACCGTGATCAG GGTGGAATTCATGATTTGCCTGGATTACCTGCTGGAGTGAAGTTTGATCCAACAGATCAAGAGCTTCTTGAACATTTGGAAGGGAAGGTGCGCTCTGATGCTCGCAAGCTTCATCCTCTTATTGATGAATTTATCCCTACTATTGAAGGAGAGAATGGAATTTGCTACACTCATCCTGAGAAGTTGCCAG GAGTAAGCAAAGATGGCCTGGTTCGCCACTTCTTCCACCGGCCCTCCAAGGCATACACGACCGGGACTAGGAAAAGAAGAAAGGTTCACACCGACACAGAAGGCGGAGAGACCCGGTGGCACAAAACAGGCAAGACCAGGCCAGTTTTCATTGGTGGAAAAGTTAAGGGGTACAAGAAGATCTTGGTGCTTTACACCAACTATGGGAAGCAAAGGAAACCCGAGAAAACCAATTGGGTGATGCACCAGTACCATCTTGGCAACAATGAAGAAGAGAAGGACGGTGAGCTTGTCATTTCAAAAGTTTTCTACCAAACACAGCCTAGACAATGTGGTTCAATCAAGGACTCCCTAAAGTTGCAGAGTGGACATGAAGCTTCTCATCAccttaagaataataataacaatgggCTTGTCGAGTTCTATAATCCTTCTTTCATTTCCTTTGATCAAGGTGGCCAAAGCAGAACCAATCCAACACAGCTACTTCCCCACTTTGCAGTCCATGATGGGTCTTTCATTCCTTGA